CGGGCGGCGGGCCGGATCCGGATCGGCCGGCCGCGAAGCGTGCTCCGGGCCATGCGGTGGAGCACCTGGGGCACGTACCGGCGGGGGAGGTCCACCAGGGTGAAGTTCTCGTGGATCTCGATGGGGCCGATCTCCCGCCCCGGCACGCCCGCCTCGTTGGCGATGGCACCCACCACGTCGGCGGGCCGCACCCCGGCCCGGCTCCCGGCGGCCAGGATGAGTCGGGCCGTGGCCTCGCCGGCCCGGCCCATCCCCCCTGTCTGCGGCGGGGGGAACGGCTCCGGCACGGCCTCGAGCTCCAGGTCCTCCGGAGCCTCCAGGGGCTTCTCCCCCAGGGCCAGGCGGGCCGCTGCCGCTGCGACATCCGCCAGGGAGACCCCGTCCTCCCGGGCCAGGTCCTCCACCAGGGCCCGGTAGGGGTCGAGCCCCCCCTCCCGGAGCGACTCCCGCAGCTCCTCCTGGAAGAGCGCCGCGGTGCGGGCGGCCACGTCCGCCCGGGTGGGAAGGCGCATGGGCGCCAGCCGCCGGCCCGTGTACCGCTCGATCTCGCGCATCATCCGCTGTTCCCGCGGGGTGACGAAGAGCACGGCGACCCCGGCCCGCCCGGCCCTGCCCGTGCGCCCGATGCGGTGCACGTAGGCCTCCGCGTCGTAGGGGATGTCGTAGTTGACCACGTGGGTCACGTGCTCCACGTCGAGCCCCCGGGCCGCCACGTCGGTGGCGACCAACACGTCCACCTTGCGGGCCCGCAGGCGCCGCACCAGGGCCTCCCGCTGGGCCTGGCCGAGATCCCCGTGGAGGGCCTCGGCCGCCCACCCCCGGGCCTCGAGCTTCTGGGCGAGCTCCGCGGCGCCGGTCTTGGTGCGGGTGAAGACGAGCACGGCCTCGCTGGGCTCCGCCCCCAGGATGCGGGTGAGGGCGTCGAGCTTCTGCCCCTCGGCCAGGAAGAGGCAGCGCTGCTCCACCGAGGGGACGGTGAGGGTGCGTTGGGAGAGGGCCACCGTGACCGGGTCGCGCAGGTGGGCGCCGGCGACCCGGCGGATCTCGGGGGGCATCGTGGCCGAGAAGAGGGCCGTCTGGCGGGAAGCCGGGGCGTGGGAGAGGATCTGCTCCACGTCCTCCAAAAACCCCATGCGCAGCATCTCGTCGGCCTCGTCGAGGACGAGCACCCGCACGGCCTCCAGGGAGAGGCTCCCCCGCCGCAGGTGGTCCAGCACCCGGCCCGGCGTGCCGATCACCACCTGCGCCCCCCGCTGGAGCCCCCGGAGCTGGAGGGGGAAGGGCTGCCCCCCGTACACGGGGAGCACGCCGAGCCCCTCGGTGTGGTGGGCGTAGGTGTGCACCGCCTCGGCCACCTGGAGGGCGAGCTCCCGGGTGGGCACGAGCACCAGGGCCTGCACCCGGGGCCGGCGGGGGTCCACCGCCGCGAGCAGCGGCAGGGCGAAAGCCGCGGTCTTCCCCGTGCCCGTCTGGGCCTGCCCGATGAGGTCGCGGCCCGCGAGCAGCGGTGGGATCGCGGCCTCCTGGATGGGGGTGGGCGCCTCGTACCCCGCGTCCGCCAGGGCCCGCAGCAGGGGCGGCGCGAGGCCCAGGTGCTCGAAGCCCGGCGGGGGGGCGGGGGTGGGATCGGTCATGGGCGTGCGCCTTCTGGATGCGGGCTCGGGGCGGAGCTTCTTCCCCCAATGGAACGAGCCGCCCGCGCCCCAAGGGGCGGGGCGGCTCGCCGGCCTGCCGGAGTCGTCCGGCCTACTCGACCTCGATGGTCACCTTCTCCAGCTTCAGGGGCTCCGTGGGGCGCCCGCTCTGGGAGCCCGCGGCCTCGAGCTTCTTGAGGGTGTCCATCCCCTCCACCACCTCCCCGTAGATGGTGTGCTTGCCGTCGAGCCAGGGGGTGGGGACGAAAGTGAGGAAGAACTGGCTCCCGTCGGTGTTGGGGCCCCGGTTGGCCATGGAGAGGAGGCCGCCCCGGTCGTGCTTCACCGTCGGGCTGAACTCGCCGCCGTACTCGTACCCCGGCCCCCCGGTGCCGCTGCCCAGCGGGCAGCCCCCCTGGGCCATGAAGCCCGGGATCACCCGGTGGAAGATGAGGTTGTCGTAGAAGCCGAGCTTGGTCAGGTAGATGAAGCTCGTCACGTGCATGGGCGCCACCTCCGGCATCAGCCGGATGCGTACGGGGCCCTTGTTGGTGGCCATGCGGGCGAAGTACTTGCGGCCGGGTTCGAACGTGGCCTTCTCCGGCTTGGGCACCGCGGTCTTCCAGTTGGGCTTGGACGTGTCCACCGCGGCCTTCTGCACCATCTCGTCGATCACCTTCATCGCAGCATCCTCCTTGGCAGTTGCGGTTCCCTGCGCCTGGCACGCCGTGAGCGACCCCAGCACCACGGCGACGGCGACGAAAGCGGACGTGACGGCGGCGAGCATTCTGGTCATGTCACCCTCCCAAGAACCGGCAGGCCGCGGCGCGCGGCCCGTCTGGAAACGGACGCGCCATGATACCCGCTGCGCCCCCCGCGGACAACCGGCCTGTGGCCCCGGCGAACTGCGTTGCTCGGGCCACCGTACCCCACCGATGCGTTCCGCCCCCGATCGCCGTCAGCATGGCGACGACGGCGATCCCGAACAAATCCAGATCCCGATCACGAGCAGCCATCACGCCGCTGGCGGCGAATACCGCTACGCCTGCGAGATCCAGATAGTACAGAAGCAAGTGACCTCCTGAGGTAATACGGGAGAACGGGCCGGGGCATGCCCACGCGGAGGGGTTCTTTTGGAGAGGCAAGAGCAAGATCAAGGGCTTCTCACGCAAAGACGCAAAGGCGCAAAGGGAAAGGCAACGGCGAGAACTCCGTGTATTGGAAACCGCAAAAGGCCTCTCTTGTTTCAAACAAGAAAGTTCTTGCTCTGCTTTGCGTCTTTGCGCCTTTGCGTGAGGCGAGGTTGGCCTTTCAGTCTTCCATTCCGTTGGCGACCCGCGACACCCCATCCTTGAACAGCGCCGTCCCGAAGTTGATCAGCAGCCCGAGGCGTTTGTCCGCCAGCCGGAGGTAGGTGAGCAACTGCTTCTTGTGCACAGGGGCCACCGCCTCCACGGATTTCAACTCGACGATGATCCGATCTTCGACGACGAGATCCGCCCGGAAGCCCTCGTCGAACTCGATCCCGTCGAACCGGATGGGGACGGGTCGCTGGCGCTCCACTGACAGTCCCCGGCGGGTCAGTTCCTTCGCCAAGACCGCCTCGTACACCGACTCGAGGAGCCCCGGGCCGAGCTCCTTGTGCACGTGAAACGCGGCGTCGACAACCGCCCGGGCCACCTCGTTCTCGTTCACTGGGACGCTCCCACGCGCGAGATCAAGGGCTTCTCACGCAAAGACGCAAAGGCGCAAAGGGAAAGGCAACGGCGAGAACTCCGTGTATTGGAAACCGCAAAAGGCCTCTCTTGTTTCAAACAAGAAAGTTCTTGCTCTTCTTTGCGTCTTTGCGCCTTTGCGTGAGCCGCTCTTGTGGGGATGTCTTCCATGTCGCGGAGGGCCGACTCGGCGAAACGGATGACGGTCTTGGGCACGGCGCTACTTCAGCCCCAGACGCGCCTTGGCCTCGGCGAGGGAGACCTCGCGGCCTTCCTCCAGGCCCGCGAGGCCTTCCACGACCGCCCGCAGGAACGCGCGCTCTTCCTGGTCCCTCTCGTACCCGGCCACGGACTGGACCACGGCCACGCCGCGGCCGCGGCTGGTGAGGAGCACGGGGCGGCGGGACTCGGCCACGTGCTTCACCACCCGGCCCGGGTTCACCTTAAGATCGGTCAGGGGGATCACGTCTTCGGAGAATCGGGTATTCATCCGCACCTTCCGGGAGACCTGTTCACGGGTCGCAGAATAGCACCGCTTGGGGGCCGTGCAAACTGGCGTGCGTTGTCGGAATTCCTGGTTTGTTCAACCACAGGGGACACAGAGGACACAGAGAAAGGCACAGATGGGAAACCTCTGGGCTGCTGATCCCTGGGCCCTGCCTCCCCGGCCCGGCTCAACCCCATCCCATCCCCGTCCTCTGTGCCCTACCGCGGACGCCGGGCCGGAGTGCCCCTTGTCCGCAGCCGGGCCGGCCCGATAGACTCGTGCGGGGAGGCGCGCCGGCTCGGCGGGCGTGCCTCTCTTGCGGACCCACGGTTCCCTCCGCCACGCGGCGGAACAGGTGACGCGCCCCATGTCGGATCCCCTGGTCATCTTCATCGTCTACCTCTTGTACGGCCTCGCGTTCTTCGCCATGGGCATTGCCGTGGTGTCGCGGGACACGCGCAGCAGCAATCTGTCCCTTGCGCCCCTCCTGTGGCTCTTCGCGGTCTTTGCCTTTACCCATGCGTTCCACGAGTGGTCGGAGCTCTACCTGATCCTCCAGGGGAGCCACCTCGACCCGAGGTTGCTGCTGCGGATCAAGGGCTTGAAGCTGTGGCCGGTGGTTGCTTCCTATTTCTTCTTGCTGCTCTTCGGGATCTTCCTCCTGGGACGAGTGTACCCACGGCAGCGCAACGTCCTGCTCCTGGTGGTGCCGCTGCTGCTCTTCGGCCTGCTGGCTACGACCATGGCCTCGGCAGAGCCCCAGCGCTCCGTTGAGTTTCTCCAGTACCACAATTTCCGGATTCGAAACTTCCTCGGATTCCCGGCCGGGATCGCGGCAGGGCTCGGGTTTGCGGCCTACGCCTCCACCGTCCAGGAGCTCAGCCCCCGGGGCGCGCGAAGCTTCCGTTGGGCCGGCGCCTTTCTGGTTGTCTATGGGGTCCTGACGGGGCTCGTGCCGTCGCGCACGCTGGTGCCCCTCTTTGGCCAGGTGGAGGTGCTGCGGGGGCTCTCCGCCGTGGCGATCCTCCACTTCCTCATGCGGGGGCTGCACGTGTTCGACGCCGAGCGTCGGGTGGCCATCGAGGACCGGCTGCGGCGCTTCGCCGAATCGGAGAAGACCCACGCGCTGGGCAAGCTGGCCTCGGGCATCGCCCACGAGATCAACAACCCCCTCGGCAACGTCTCCCTGTCGGTGGAGCTCCTGAAGAAGGATCTCTCGGGCGTGGCGGGTATGGAGGGCACAGCCCGGCGCTTTGCGCTCATCGAGCGAAACCTGGACCGGGCGTCGAAGATTGCCCGGGAGCTCCTGTACGTCTCCCGCTCCCAGGACGCGGAGGCGGTGGAGGCCGATCTCAACGAGGTGATCCGGGGCGCCCTCACGCTCCTCGGCCCGGGGACCGACGAGTGCCCCATCGAGCTGCGCCCGGGGCCGCTGCCGCCGCTGCACCTCGTGCCGTGGAAGGTGGAGGAGGTCTTCCTCAACCTGCTGCTCAACGCCCGGGACGCCGCGGGGCCCGGCGGCAAGATCGTGATCTCCACCGCCGCCAAGAACGGTGAAGTGGTGGCGGAGGTCGCCGACACGGGTCCGGGCATCGCGCCGGAGGACGTGGGGCGCATCTTCGACCCCTTCTTCACCACCAAGGAGGTGGGGCGCGGAACGGGCCTCGGACTCTCGGTCTCTCGAGGCATCATGGAGCGGCACGGGGGCCGCATCGAAGTCGCCCGGACCGGCCCCGGCGGCACGGTCATGGCGGTGGTCTTCCCCGTTCGCGGAGCGGCCCATGCCTAGCGTGCTCGTCGTGGACGACGACCGGGATCTGAGGGAGAACGTCGAGGAGATCCTGGCCCGCGCCGGGTTCGAGGTGGCGGCGGTGGGTGGGGCGCAGGAGGCCTTTGCTCTGCTGGAGCACCGGCGCTTCGACGTGGTGCTCCTGGACCTCATGATGCCGGGCATGGGGGGAATGGAGGCGTTGCCCCTCATCCGGCGCCGGGCGCCGCGGACCCAGGTGGTGATGGTCACGGCCTTCGCCACGGT
This window of the Thermodesulfobacteriota bacterium genome carries:
- a CDS encoding DEAD/DEAH box helicase translates to MTDPTPAPPPGFEHLGLAPPLLRALADAGYEAPTPIQEAAIPPLLAGRDLIGQAQTGTGKTAAFALPLLAAVDPRRPRVQALVLVPTRELALQVAEAVHTYAHHTEGLGVLPVYGGQPFPLQLRGLQRGAQVVIGTPGRVLDHLRRGSLSLEAVRVLVLDEADEMLRMGFLEDVEQILSHAPASRQTALFSATMPPEIRRVAGAHLRDPVTVALSQRTLTVPSVEQRCLFLAEGQKLDALTRILGAEPSEAVLVFTRTKTGAAELAQKLEARGWAAEALHGDLGQAQREALVRRLRARKVDVLVATDVAARGLDVEHVTHVVNYDIPYDAEAYVHRIGRTGRAGRAGVAVLFVTPREQRMMREIERYTGRRLAPMRLPTRADVAARTAALFQEELRESLREGGLDPYRALVEDLAREDGVSLADVAAAAARLALGEKPLEAPEDLELEAVPEPFPPPQTGGMGRAGEATARLILAAGSRAGVRPADVVGAIANEAGVPGREIGPIEIHENFTLVDLPRRYVPQVLHRMARSTLRGRPIRIRPAAR
- a CDS encoding TRIC cation channel family protein, translating into MLLYYLDLAGVAVFAASGVMAARDRDLDLFGIAVVAMLTAIGGGTHRWGTVARATQFAGATGRLSAGGAAGIMARPFPDGPRAAACRFLGG
- a CDS encoding ATP-binding protein; translated protein: MSDPLVIFIVYLLYGLAFFAMGIAVVSRDTRSSNLSLAPLLWLFAVFAFTHAFHEWSELYLILQGSHLDPRLLLRIKGLKLWPVVASYFFLLLFGIFLLGRVYPRQRNVLLLVVPLLLFGLLATTMASAEPQRSVEFLQYHNFRIRNFLGFPAGIAAGLGFAAYASTVQELSPRGARSFRWAGAFLVVYGVLTGLVPSRTLVPLFGQVEVLRGLSAVAILHFLMRGLHVFDAERRVAIEDRLRRFAESEKTHALGKLASGIAHEINNPLGNVSLSVELLKKDLSGVAGMEGTARRFALIERNLDRASKIARELLYVSRSQDAEAVEADLNEVIRGALTLLGPGTDECPIELRPGPLPPLHLVPWKVEEVFLNLLLNARDAAGPGGKIVISTAAKNGEVVAEVADTGPGIAPEDVGRIFDPFFTTKEVGRGTGLGLSVSRGIMERHGGRIEVARTGPGGTVMAVVFPVRGAAHA
- a CDS encoding type II toxin-antitoxin system Phd/YefM family antitoxin, which translates into the protein MNTRFSEDVIPLTDLKVNPGRVVKHVAESRRPVLLTSRGRGVAVVQSVAGYERDQEERAFLRAVVEGLAGLEEGREVSLAEAKARLGLK
- a CDS encoding peptidylprolyl isomerase, whose protein sequence is MTRMLAAVTSAFVAVAVVLGSLTACQAQGTATAKEDAAMKVIDEMVQKAAVDTSKPNWKTAVPKPEKATFEPGRKYFARMATNKGPVRIRLMPEVAPMHVTSFIYLTKLGFYDNLIFHRVIPGFMAQGGCPLGSGTGGPGYEYGGEFSPTVKHDRGGLLSMANRGPNTDGSQFFLTFVPTPWLDGKHTIYGEVVEGMDTLKKLEAAGSQSGRPTEPLKLEKVTIEVE
- a CDS encoding GxxExxY protein: MNENEVARAVVDAAFHVHKELGPGLLESVYEAVLAKELTRRGLSVERQRPVPIRFDGIEFDEGFRADLVVEDRIIVELKSVEAVAPVHKKQLLTYLRLADKRLGLLINFGTALFKDGVSRVANGMED